One stretch of Arachis hypogaea cultivar Tifrunner chromosome 20, arahy.Tifrunner.gnm2.J5K5, whole genome shotgun sequence DNA includes these proteins:
- the LOC112786353 gene encoding protein MAIN-LIKE 1-like encodes MSHGPTIDALVERWRLETHTFHLPHGLRRTHFIFHTITLENVAMIFGLRTHGLPVTGSTDHSTSGLENECMTQFGIAPGPNDHRGSGVKLAWFRTLKRCQHLADAVSREIYVKCHIMCLFGTTLFSDKSRISVHWKYLPLLRDFSQIHKFSWGSACLAHMYRSLGQASRYDCKDIDGPMPLLLVWAWLRMSSIGSLPMDTSFPLVHRWHDYQSAIEQYKKWTTADIRRRLDDLSPDGFVWDAYSPNRIAPHLIPFEINDGAEL; translated from the exons ATGTCTCACGGTCCAACTATAGACGCACTAGTTGAAAGGTGGCGGCTTGAGACGCACACATTTCATCTTCCACACGGCCTGAGACGCACACATTTCATCTTCCACACGATTACGTTGGAGAACGTCGCCATGATTTTTGGACTCCGAACTCACGGCTTGCCAGTTACTGGATCAACTGACCACAGCACAAGTGGGTTAGAGAATGAGTGCATGACCCAATTTGGTATTGCTCCTGGTCCGAACGACCATAGAGGAAGCGGAGTCAAGCTAGCATGGTTCCGCACTCTAAAGCGGTGCCAACATTTGGCTGACGCAGTAAGTAGGGAAATTTATGTAAAATGTCACATAATGTGTCTATTTGGAACAACCTTATTTAGTGACAAGTCTAGAATCAGTGTGCACTGGAAGTATTTGCCGTTGCTTCGTGACTTTTCTCAGATTCACAAGTTTAGTTGGGGTTCAGCTTGCCTTGCACACATGTATCGATCCTTAGGTCAGGCATCTAGGTATGATTGCAAGGACATTGATGGTCCTATGCCATTGCTCCTTGTATGGGCATGGTTACGAATGTCGTCAATAGGATCACTGCCGATGGATACTAGCTTTCCACTTGTTCACAG GTGGCATGATTATCAATCAGCTATCGAGCAGTATAAAAAGTGGACAACTGCTGACATCAGGAGAAGGTTGGACGATCTTTCTCCGGACGGG TTTGTGTGGGATGCATACAGTCCAAACCGGATTGCGCCGCATCTTATTCCATTTGAGATCAACGATGGTGCAGAGCTCTAG